One segment of Gemmatimonadales bacterium DNA contains the following:
- a CDS encoding class I SAM-dependent methyltransferase, whose product MHLQEIDAALTTTTPGDYLLGHSALEQRRLAEQAVILQPMTARLLDDAGMRRGMRVLDVGCGVGDVTCLVADMAGPEGEVVGLDFACSVLSTARSRAASRGLAWARFVEGNVAEVSLEELGSTQFDAVVGRLVLMYQPDPAAVLRHLSSMVRPGGVVAFLEGVGLPPLSRPYRPLYVGLMGRLLATFELSGARVDMGLCLHQAFVQAGLPEPEVRLEGMVIAGPDAPGFRWLTELVRSTLPAMERLGVATAEEIEIDTLADRLAREAIASPGAVCGFGLGGAWVRTPSA is encoded by the coding sequence ATGCATCTGCAGGAGATCGACGCCGCCCTGACCACCACGACGCCCGGCGATTACCTGCTGGGACACTCGGCCCTGGAGCAACGGCGTCTGGCGGAGCAGGCAGTGATCCTGCAACCGATGACGGCGCGACTGCTCGACGACGCGGGCATGCGGCGCGGCATGCGGGTGCTCGACGTCGGCTGCGGCGTCGGAGACGTGACCTGCCTGGTGGCGGACATGGCGGGACCGGAAGGCGAGGTGGTCGGACTGGACTTCGCCTGCAGCGTGCTGTCCACCGCCCGGAGCCGGGCGGCGTCCCGCGGTCTCGCCTGGGCGCGCTTCGTCGAGGGCAACGTGGCCGAGGTGTCGCTCGAGGAGCTGGGCTCGACCCAGTTCGACGCCGTGGTGGGGCGCCTGGTGCTCATGTACCAGCCCGATCCGGCGGCGGTGTTGCGCCATCTCTCCAGCATGGTGCGGCCGGGAGGTGTGGTGGCCTTCCTCGAGGGTGTCGGATTGCCGCCGCTCAGCCGGCCGTATCGGCCGCTCTATGTCGGCTTGATGGGCCGGCTCCTGGCCACCTTCGAGCTGAGCGGCGCCAGGGTCGATATGGGCTTGTGCCTCCACCAGGCGTTCGTGCAGGCCGGCTTGCCCGAACCGGAGGTGCGCCTCGAGGGGATGGTCATCGCGGGGCCTGACGCGCCGGGGTTTCGCTGGCTCACGGAACTGGTCCGGAGCACGCTTCCGGCGATGGAGCGCCTCGGGGTCGCGACCGCCGAGGAGATCGAGATCGACACGTTGGCGGACCGGCTGGCTCGCGAAGCGATCGCTTCGCCGGGGGCCGTCTGCGGCTTTGGGCTCGGCGGGGCGTGGGTTCGGACACCGTCAGCCTGA
- a CDS encoding response regulator transcription factor has protein sequence MIRLLIADDHPVVRQGLRRIVAEHPGIEVVGEAVNGDEVLASLPRVPADVVLLDIAMPGPGFLQVLQRLRADHPTVAVLVLSVHPEDQYAVRALRSGAAGYLTKDHSPEQLIEAIRKVHRGGRYVSPTLAERLAADLATTGTQEVRHELLSHREYEVLCLLGSGRTVKEISAELRLSPKTISTYRARLLEKMQATSNADLVRYAAQHGLIR, from the coding sequence ATGATCCGGCTCCTCATTGCCGACGATCATCCGGTGGTGCGGCAGGGACTTCGCCGCATCGTGGCCGAGCACCCGGGCATCGAGGTCGTGGGCGAGGCCGTGAACGGGGACGAGGTGCTCGCCTCACTCCCGCGGGTGCCGGCCGACGTGGTGCTGCTGGACATCGCCATGCCCGGGCCAGGATTTCTTCAGGTGCTGCAGCGTTTGAGGGCCGATCATCCGACCGTGGCGGTGCTGGTCCTGAGCGTGCACCCCGAGGATCAGTATGCCGTGCGCGCGCTGCGCAGCGGGGCGGCGGGGTATCTCACCAAGGACCATTCTCCCGAGCAACTGATCGAGGCGATCCGGAAAGTCCACCGCGGCGGCCGGTACGTGAGTCCGACCCTGGCCGAACGGCTCGCCGCGGACCTGGCCACCACCGGGACCCAGGAGGTGCGGCACGAGCTGCTCTCGCACCGGGAGTATGAAGTGCTCTGCCTGCTCGGGTCGGGCCGCACCGTGAAGGAGATCTCCGCCGAGCTGCGCCTCAGTCCCAAGACCATCAGTACCTATCGCGCCCGACTGCTGGAGAAAATGCAGGCCACCAGCAACGCCGATCTAGTGCGGTACGCCGCCCAGCATGGACTCATCCGTTAG
- a CDS encoding PAS domain S-box protein: MSLPLSVPIESVAAVLDLVPLGLAVLSAEGRVRWANPEFARLTGQGREACLDRRFQDLIQMTGQPDELPGEAWCRGPDGSAILVEISGGPLAEGERGDSYRLLRDITHRRQAETEHSNALSTLQATLESTADGILVVDRQGRIVSYNRRFLELWRIPERLTASGQDADLLGFVLDQVQDRQAFAARVEALYAAPEESSYDEIRFRDGRVFERYSQPQRIGGDAVGRVWSFRNVTESRRAQAALQFSEDKFAKAFRSSPLRVSISTLAEGRFIEVNDTFLRDHGFTREQVIGRTSPDLGLWSDPAQRRRLVAAVRRDGMVRDYEFAGQLRDGRIQTTSISAEVIQVGGEACLLAVATDITERKDAEEKARRSRAELRALAARLLLVREEERTRIAREIHDELGQALTGLKLDLAWLQPRIDDRGELSEWVRSIIQRVDSTMESVRRIATDLRPSILDHLGLVAAIEWQAQEFERRTGVTASVRTNTPDVAVDEVRATAVFRMLQETLTNVARHARATRVDIELTVGNLDLALDVRDNGRGITPAEIAGGRSLGLVGLRERAIACGGLVSIRGTPGQGTHVAVRVPLPGHSLPGWVP, encoded by the coding sequence ATGAGCCTTCCGCTGTCCGTTCCGATCGAGTCGGTCGCGGCCGTCCTGGATCTGGTACCTCTCGGGCTCGCCGTCCTGAGCGCGGAGGGCCGGGTCCGCTGGGCCAATCCGGAATTCGCGCGCCTCACGGGCCAGGGCCGTGAGGCGTGCCTCGATCGCCGGTTCCAGGATCTCATTCAGATGACCGGACAACCGGATGAGCTTCCGGGCGAGGCGTGGTGTCGGGGCCCGGACGGAAGCGCCATTCTGGTCGAGATCTCCGGCGGGCCGCTGGCCGAGGGGGAGCGGGGCGACTCCTACCGCCTCCTCCGGGACATCACCCACCGGCGGCAGGCCGAAACCGAGCACTCGAACGCGCTCTCGACCCTGCAAGCGACCCTCGAATCGACTGCAGACGGCATCCTGGTGGTCGACCGGCAGGGTCGCATCGTCAGCTACAATCGCCGCTTTCTAGAGCTGTGGCGGATTCCCGAGCGGCTGACCGCCAGCGGCCAGGACGCCGACCTGCTGGGGTTCGTGCTGGACCAGGTCCAGGACCGCCAGGCGTTCGCTGCCCGGGTCGAGGCACTCTACGCTGCGCCCGAAGAGTCCAGCTACGACGAGATCCGGTTCCGTGACGGCAGGGTGTTCGAGCGGTATTCCCAGCCGCAGCGCATCGGTGGGGACGCGGTGGGTCGGGTCTGGAGCTTCCGCAACGTCACCGAGTCCCGCCGGGCGCAGGCAGCCCTGCAGTTCTCCGAGGACAAATTCGCCAAGGCGTTCCGGAGCTCGCCCCTGCGGGTGAGCATCAGCACGCTCGCCGAGGGCCGGTTCATCGAAGTGAACGACACTTTTCTCCGGGACCACGGCTTCACCCGCGAGCAGGTGATCGGCCGCACCTCACCCGACCTGGGGCTGTGGAGCGACCCCGCGCAACGGCGCCGCCTGGTCGCCGCGGTCCGCCGGGACGGCATGGTGCGGGACTACGAGTTCGCCGGCCAGCTGCGAGACGGCCGCATTCAGACCACGTCGATCTCGGCGGAGGTGATTCAGGTCGGCGGCGAGGCGTGCCTCCTGGCGGTGGCCACCGACATCACCGAGCGCAAGGACGCGGAGGAGAAGGCGCGCCGCTCGCGGGCCGAGCTGCGAGCCCTGGCCGCGCGGCTGCTGTTGGTCCGGGAGGAGGAGCGCACCAGGATTGCCCGGGAGATCCACGACGAGCTGGGCCAGGCCCTCACCGGCCTCAAGCTCGACCTGGCGTGGCTCCAGCCCCGGATCGACGACCGCGGCGAGCTGTCCGAATGGGTGCGTTCGATCATCCAGCGGGTTGACTCCACGATGGAGTCGGTCCGGCGGATCGCCACCGACCTCCGCCCCAGCATCCTCGACCACCTCGGCCTGGTGGCCGCGATCGAATGGCAGGCCCAGGAGTTCGAGCGGCGCACCGGAGTGACGGCGTCGGTCCGGACGAACACTCCCGACGTCGCGGTCGATGAAGTCCGGGCCACCGCCGTCTTCCGGATGCTGCAGGAGACCCTGACCAACGTCGCCCGTCACGCCCGCGCCACCCGGGTAGACATCGAGCTCACCGTCGGCAACCTCGACCTGGCGCTCGACGTCCGGGACAACGGCCGGGGCATCACGCCGGCGGAGATCGCGGGCGGCCGCTCGCTCGGCCTGGTGGGTCTCCGCGAGCGGGCCATCGCCTGCGGCGGCCTGGTCTCCATCCGGGGCACACCGGGGCAGGGGACCCACGTGGCGGTGCGGGTGCCCCTGCCGGGTCATTCCCTTCCGGGATGGGTGCCATGA
- a CDS encoding Xaa-Pro aminopeptidase: MHPWPTLRRLVLLSGLLAPIALPSSARAQAALSEYAVRRDALAAGIDSGVVIAFGGVAPVNYWPTFYQVPGFYYLTGFSETDAVLVLVKRPGAVSTRLYVPTLSATQERWIGARTHVADLQAKVGIEGREIAQLRPSIDSLADSGLPFYIVADAQTGDYAPKDSLTRGNRFLADARARHPWLVMQPLDLALSRLRARKSAAEIALLRRAAQISARAHREAMKATAPGCGENEIQALLDGTFRRLGGDRPGYGSIVGSGPNATVLHYMEDNRVMRDGELLLIDAATSFEHYSADVTRTLPVNGRFTPEQREVYQIVRDAQEAFVRQIKPGVSVGVANDSGKAVVTKGLMGLGLIESATATFDPPEGLKCPPAGCPQLALYALHGFGGHGIGLEVHDPAQYYEGRNLFRAGDVFTVEPGLYVSPDLLASLPDTPKNRGMLAKVRPAVEKYKNMGVRIEDDYALTDTGLEWLSSGAPREINEVEALMRQREPELPGGGTCGRPRT; encoded by the coding sequence GTGCACCCATGGCCCACCCTTCGGCGCCTAGTGCTCCTTTCCGGGCTCCTGGCGCCGATTGCCCTTCCTTCGTCTGCCCGTGCCCAGGCGGCCCTGAGCGAGTACGCTGTCCGGCGCGACGCGCTGGCCGCCGGGATCGACTCCGGGGTCGTCATCGCCTTTGGCGGCGTCGCGCCGGTCAACTACTGGCCCACCTTCTACCAGGTGCCGGGCTTCTATTACCTGACCGGCTTCAGCGAGACCGACGCCGTCCTGGTGCTGGTGAAGCGCCCAGGGGCGGTCAGCACGAGGCTCTACGTCCCGACCCTCAGCGCCACGCAGGAGCGCTGGATCGGTGCGCGCACGCACGTCGCCGATCTCCAGGCGAAGGTCGGCATCGAGGGCCGGGAGATCGCCCAGCTCCGCCCGAGCATCGACTCACTCGCGGACAGCGGGCTCCCCTTCTACATCGTCGCCGACGCTCAGACTGGCGACTACGCGCCCAAGGACTCGCTCACGCGCGGCAACCGCTTCCTGGCCGATGCACGGGCGAGGCATCCCTGGCTGGTCATGCAGCCGCTCGACCTGGCCCTCAGCCGGCTGCGGGCCAGGAAGAGTGCGGCGGAGATCGCGCTGCTGCGCCGGGCGGCGCAGATCAGCGCGCGGGCGCACCGGGAAGCCATGAAGGCCACGGCGCCCGGCTGCGGAGAGAACGAGATCCAGGCGCTGCTCGACGGCACTTTCCGGCGGCTGGGCGGGGACCGGCCGGGGTACGGCAGCATCGTCGGATCGGGGCCGAACGCCACGGTGCTGCATTACATGGAAGACAACCGGGTCATGCGCGACGGCGAGCTGCTGCTGATCGACGCCGCCACCTCGTTCGAGCATTACTCGGCCGACGTGACCCGTACGCTGCCGGTGAACGGCCGGTTCACTCCGGAGCAGCGCGAGGTGTACCAGATCGTCCGTGATGCCCAGGAGGCCTTCGTCCGCCAGATCAAGCCCGGCGTATCTGTCGGTGTAGCGAACGATTCCGGCAAGGCGGTGGTGACCAAGGGACTGATGGGCCTCGGCCTGATCGAGTCCGCCACCGCGACGTTCGATCCGCCAGAGGGGCTGAAGTGCCCTCCGGCCGGCTGTCCCCAGCTTGCGCTCTACGCTCTCCACGGCTTCGGTGGCCACGGCATCGGGCTGGAGGTGCACGATCCGGCGCAGTACTACGAGGGACGAAACCTGTTCCGAGCCGGCGACGTCTTCACCGTCGAGCCGGGCCTCTACGTCAGCCCGGACCTGCTGGCCAGCCTGCCCGATACGCCGAAGAACCGGGGCATGCTGGCGAAGGTCCGCCCCGCGGTCGAGAAGTACAAGAACATGGGTGTGCGCATCGAGGACGACTACGCGTTGACCGACACCGGTCTCGAGTGGCTCTCGTCCGGCGCGCCGCGGGAGATCAACGAAGTGGAGGCGCTCATGCGCCAGCGGGAGCCCGAGCTCCCGGGCGGCGGGACGTGCGGGCGGCCGCGGACCTGA
- a CDS encoding MFS transporter, whose protein sequence is MPESFFVGYILFEVPSNLALARVGARIWIARIMITWGLVACAMMLIRGPLSLYALRFLLGAAEAGFFPGVIYYLSRWYPATERARAVARFMVAIPLSGVVGGPISGALLGLNGRLGLAGWQWLFLLEGLPAVLLGFVVLAYLTDRPDEAAWLTPAERAWLSSHLSGEREQCERRHGLSVLQALSNGTVWQLGILLLLCNAFGVYVLGLWLPQIVREISGLGDFAVGVVSAVPNLVAAVAMVLVGSHSDRSGERLLHIAGSAAAAGFGFLASAYLHSPVLVVLALSVAAAGLLSSHGPFWPLPSTFLSGPAAAGGIALIVSVANLGGFAGPYVMGLLKRSSGNFQSGLLVLGLVSLAGAALAMRLRRAPRLGS, encoded by the coding sequence GTGCCGGAGTCTTTTTTCGTGGGCTACATCCTCTTCGAGGTGCCGAGCAACCTCGCCCTGGCACGGGTGGGCGCCCGCATATGGATCGCGCGGATCATGATCACCTGGGGGCTCGTGGCCTGCGCCATGATGCTCATCCGGGGGCCGCTGAGCCTGTATGCCCTTCGGTTCCTGCTGGGCGCGGCCGAGGCGGGGTTCTTCCCCGGAGTCATCTATTACCTCAGCCGGTGGTATCCGGCTACCGAGCGGGCACGGGCTGTCGCGCGATTCATGGTCGCGATCCCGCTCTCAGGCGTGGTGGGTGGCCCGATCTCGGGTGCGCTGCTAGGGCTCAACGGGCGGCTCGGCCTTGCCGGCTGGCAATGGCTGTTTCTTCTCGAGGGGTTGCCCGCGGTCCTGCTCGGCTTCGTGGTATTGGCGTACCTGACCGACCGGCCGGACGAGGCGGCATGGCTCACGCCGGCGGAGCGCGCCTGGCTCAGCAGTCATCTGAGCGGGGAGCGCGAGCAGTGCGAGCGCCGCCACGGCCTGAGCGTGCTCCAGGCACTCTCGAACGGCACCGTGTGGCAGCTGGGCATCCTGCTTCTGCTCTGCAATGCGTTCGGGGTCTACGTGCTGGGTCTCTGGCTGCCGCAGATCGTGCGGGAGATTTCCGGGCTGGGCGATTTCGCGGTGGGAGTCGTCTCGGCGGTTCCCAACCTCGTGGCAGCGGTCGCCATGGTGCTGGTCGGGAGCCACTCGGATCGAAGCGGCGAGCGCCTCCTTCACATCGCGGGATCGGCCGCCGCCGCAGGATTCGGCTTCCTCGCGAGTGCCTACCTGCACTCCCCGGTGCTGGTGGTGCTCGCGCTCTCGGTGGCAGCGGCAGGGTTGCTCAGCTCCCATGGCCCGTTCTGGCCGCTCCCGTCGACTTTTCTCAGCGGTCCGGCCGCGGCGGGCGGGATAGCCCTGATCGTCTCGGTGGCCAACCTGGGTGGCTTTGCCGGTCCCTACGTGATGGGCCTCCTCAAGCGCTCCAGCGGCAACTTCCAGAGCGGACTCCTGGTATTGGGGCTGGTATCGCTGGCGGGAGCAGCGCTGGCGATGCGGCTCCGCCGAGCCCCGAGGCTGGGGAGCTAG
- a CDS encoding DUF5995 family protein, translating into MTTVSAAPPAGPVQVSPADRLLQLSGKLQRYASRYEDARDSRCVFTHTYALMTAILGRELATKEWSEVEWVVVLAESFAARYFTALDSFDRNQDPGLAWRRIFEEINDRATSVVEDMAAGMTGHIVHDLPYALLDAGFQSPDHAATRISDYHRVNDILTSAIDPIIDSVTARYNPWLRWLDRLGRKDIDVLTSYGIRVSRGMAWYNAVRLGDPAERERAREAIEQSPRQFLQLLFRPRAWSLRFLIRALDAAISLGRRWPRPEPYSASWPARLLPNQTYYSTGVGNWTGSFTFRVTGWPRFWSARLGFQNRVLVIGMALLMGLLRRARITSTIVGYPDQNEAGVATNLVRISAFGMTLYLLREEYILSPDGTQVCVRSSERFGPVRFLFNREKAHPAEVREGGERATYFIPLLGASWIGEYEVLQNGHHIQSLLTCEWAEARESIDRVRP; encoded by the coding sequence GTGACCACCGTCTCTGCCGCACCTCCCGCCGGTCCGGTCCAGGTGAGCCCTGCCGATCGGCTGCTCCAGCTCTCGGGCAAGTTGCAGCGCTACGCCAGCCGCTACGAGGACGCGCGGGACTCCCGCTGCGTCTTCACCCACACCTATGCTCTGATGACCGCCATCCTCGGCCGGGAGCTGGCGACGAAGGAATGGAGCGAGGTCGAGTGGGTCGTGGTCCTGGCCGAGTCGTTTGCGGCCCGCTACTTCACGGCCCTGGACAGCTTCGATCGGAACCAGGATCCCGGTCTGGCCTGGCGAAGGATCTTCGAGGAGATCAACGACCGCGCCACCTCAGTGGTGGAGGACATGGCCGCCGGAATGACCGGTCACATCGTGCATGATCTTCCGTATGCCCTGCTGGATGCCGGATTCCAGTCTCCTGACCACGCCGCCACGCGGATCAGCGACTATCACCGGGTGAACGATATACTCACCTCCGCGATCGATCCCATCATCGATTCGGTCACCGCCCGCTATAACCCCTGGCTCCGCTGGCTGGATCGGCTGGGACGGAAAGACATCGACGTTCTCACCAGCTACGGAATCCGGGTCAGCCGGGGCATGGCGTGGTACAACGCGGTCCGGCTCGGAGACCCCGCGGAACGAGAGCGCGCCCGGGAGGCGATCGAGCAGAGTCCCCGGCAGTTCCTTCAACTCCTCTTCCGGCCGCGCGCCTGGTCCCTGCGCTTCTTGATCCGGGCGCTGGACGCGGCGATCTCGCTGGGACGCCGCTGGCCCAGGCCCGAGCCATACTCGGCCTCCTGGCCCGCGCGGCTTCTGCCAAATCAGACCTACTACAGCACCGGCGTCGGAAACTGGACTGGCAGCTTCACCTTTCGGGTGACCGGTTGGCCCAGGTTCTGGTCCGCCCGCCTCGGATTCCAGAATCGGGTCCTGGTGATCGGCATGGCGCTGCTGATGGGTCTGCTCCGCCGAGCCCGGATCACGTCCACCATCGTCGGCTACCCCGACCAGAACGAGGCGGGGGTGGCGACCAATCTGGTGCGCATCAGCGCGTTTGGGATGACGCTTTACCTCCTCCGCGAGGAGTACATCCTGAGTCCGGACGGCACTCAGGTGTGCGTGCGATCGAGCGAGCGGTTCGGCCCGGTGCGCTTCCTCTTCAACCGGGAGAAGGCGCACCCTGCCGAGGTGCGCGAGGGCGGCGAGCGCGCGACCTACTTCATTCCCCTCCTGGGGGCGAGCTGGATCGGCGAGTACGAGGTGCTGCAGAACGGCCACCACATCCAGTCGCTGCTCACCTGCGAATGGGCGGAGGCACGGGAATCGATCGATCGGGTGCGGCCGTAA
- a CDS encoding MATE family efflux transporter, translating into MSEPAKRLEPPRPAAPAAAEALDLWTVVKESVRGELHHDFTEGPIGRAILLLAIPMVLEMALESVFAVADIFWVSHLGPDAVATVGLTESLLSLVYALAMGLGIGATAVVARRIGEKNPEEAARAAVQALALALIVSIVLGTAGALLAPRLLALMGASPGVMAVGRGYITIMLGGEAAIIVLFVVNAVFRGAGDAAIAMRVLWLANTINIVLGPLLIFGVGPFPRLGVTGAAIATTTGRSVGALYAVVRLFRHGSRVPASRRHVTLDFGMMAQILRLGSSASIQSLIGMASWIGLVRILASYGSAALAGYTIAIRLIIFALLPSWGLSNAAATMVGQGLGARKPDRAEAAVWRAGGYNAVFLSVVGIVFFAAASLILRGFTADPVVTGFAVRCLRIVALGFPLYAYGMVLTQSFNGAGDTWTPTWLNLCCFWLFEIPLAWGLAGPGGLGPTGVFWAMMAAFSLLAVASAWVFRRGTWKTRVV; encoded by the coding sequence ATGAGTGAGCCTGCCAAACGCCTCGAACCTCCCCGCCCGGCCGCGCCCGCGGCCGCGGAAGCGCTCGACCTGTGGACTGTGGTCAAGGAATCGGTCCGGGGCGAGCTGCACCACGACTTCACCGAAGGCCCGATCGGCCGGGCCATCCTGCTCCTGGCCATCCCGATGGTACTGGAGATGGCGCTGGAGAGCGTCTTCGCGGTGGCGGACATCTTCTGGGTCTCCCATCTGGGCCCCGATGCCGTAGCCACGGTGGGCCTCACCGAATCCCTGCTCTCGCTGGTCTACGCGCTCGCCATGGGCCTCGGCATCGGGGCGACGGCGGTGGTGGCGCGGCGCATCGGGGAGAAGAACCCGGAGGAGGCGGCCCGCGCCGCGGTCCAGGCCCTCGCCCTGGCGCTCATCGTATCGATCGTGCTGGGCACCGCCGGCGCGCTGCTCGCGCCGCGGCTCCTGGCGCTCATGGGCGCCTCGCCCGGCGTGATGGCCGTGGGCCGCGGCTACATCACCATCATGCTGGGCGGCGAAGCGGCGATCATCGTCCTGTTCGTGGTGAACGCCGTGTTCCGCGGGGCCGGAGACGCGGCCATCGCGATGCGGGTGCTCTGGCTGGCCAACACCATCAACATCGTGCTGGGGCCGCTGCTCATCTTCGGCGTGGGCCCGTTCCCCAGGCTCGGGGTCACCGGTGCCGCCATCGCCACGACCACCGGCCGCTCCGTCGGCGCGCTCTACGCCGTGGTGCGGCTCTTCCGCCACGGGAGCCGGGTGCCGGCCAGCCGACGGCACGTCACCCTCGACTTCGGCATGATGGCGCAGATCCTCCGCCTCGGGTCCTCCGCGTCGATCCAGAGCCTGATCGGGATGGCGAGCTGGATCGGGCTGGTCCGGATCCTGGCCAGCTACGGGAGCGCCGCGCTCGCGGGCTACACCATCGCCATCCGGCTCATCATCTTCGCCCTGTTGCCCTCGTGGGGTCTCAGCAATGCCGCAGCTACCATGGTGGGCCAGGGGCTCGGCGCCCGGAAGCCCGACCGGGCGGAGGCGGCGGTGTGGCGCGCGGGAGGGTACAACGCCGTGTTCCTCTCGGTCGTCGGTATCGTGTTCTTCGCTGCGGCATCGCTGATTCTGCGGGGCTTCACCGCGGATCCCGTGGTGACCGGCTTCGCCGTGCGCTGCCTCCGGATCGTGGCGCTGGGATTCCCGCTCTACGCCTACGGAATGGTGCTGACCCAGTCGTTCAACGGCGCGGGCGATACCTGGACCCCGACCTGGCTCAACCTCTGCTGCTTCTGGCTGTTCGAGATCCCACTCGCTTGGGGGCTCGCGGGGCCTGGCGGGCTCGGCCCCACCGGGGTGTTCTGGGCGATGATGGCGGCATTTTCGCTGCTTGCCGTGGCGAGCGCGTGGGTGTTTCGACGAGGGACATGGAAGACGCGGGTGGTGTGA
- a CDS encoding MFS transporter has protein sequence MGPSQPNPTLDDAAQHRGLRAYQADGVCSQVRDALLSGPLLVGYALLLGASNTQVGLLAALGPATQILQLPTVALIERSRRRKAICLWAALVGRTTALGLLVLPWAVPTGARVPGLFGILLVMAAFGTVSGAAWNPWMRDFLPEERRNRVVARRMAIATAIGAPLALGAGIAIDRLRVASGTPAAAYVMVLGVGVLAGLAGLIPLGRIPEPGMAPARRRPWRDVVRAPFRHPEFRALVAFLATWTFATNLSAPFFTVYLLRRLGLPMAAVLAATVLSQVTTVLVLRAWGAVADRFQTLTVLRVSCAGFLLSVAGWPIAGMLHTPWLVLVVIGVIHLLAGLTTAGVTLTTSTVAMELAPRGEAAGYLATNALISGAAAALAPVIAGVGADWLETQRLSLTLAWTSTLGPGRSLALRPLDLHGLDFLFVATVLAGLYAVHRILAVVESAQADRRVIVAALVEEIRGQMPQPLRALTTVPGIREAVYFPLSVLGALLPERRARGRGTGPAAEPSAEPSA, from the coding sequence GTGGGACCCTCACAGCCGAACCCGACCCTCGACGATGCCGCGCAACACCGCGGGCTCCGCGCCTACCAGGCAGACGGCGTCTGCTCCCAGGTCCGCGACGCGCTCCTGAGCGGACCGTTGCTGGTGGGGTACGCCCTCCTCCTCGGCGCCTCCAACACTCAGGTCGGTCTGCTCGCGGCTCTGGGTCCGGCCACTCAGATACTGCAGCTCCCCACCGTCGCACTCATCGAGCGCTCCCGCCGGCGGAAGGCCATCTGCTTGTGGGCGGCGCTAGTGGGCCGCACGACCGCACTGGGCCTGCTGGTGCTGCCCTGGGCCGTCCCTACCGGGGCCCGGGTGCCGGGCCTCTTCGGGATTCTGCTCGTCATGGCGGCGTTCGGCACAGTCTCGGGCGCGGCGTGGAACCCCTGGATGCGCGACTTCCTCCCGGAAGAGCGGCGCAACCGGGTGGTGGCCCGCCGGATGGCGATCGCGACCGCGATCGGCGCACCGCTGGCCCTCGGCGCCGGCATCGCGATCGACCGGCTCCGTGTGGCCTCCGGCACGCCCGCCGCCGCGTACGTCATGGTGCTGGGGGTCGGGGTGCTGGCGGGGCTCGCCGGTCTCATTCCGCTCGGCCGGATCCCCGAGCCGGGCATGGCGCCCGCCAGACGTCGCCCCTGGCGCGACGTGGTCCGTGCCCCCTTCCGCCATCCGGAGTTCCGGGCGCTGGTCGCCTTCCTGGCCACCTGGACGTTCGCGACCAACCTGTCCGCTCCGTTCTTCACGGTTTACCTGCTCCGGCGTCTGGGCCTCCCCATGGCCGCCGTGCTCGCGGCCACGGTGCTGAGCCAGGTCACTACGGTGCTGGTGCTCCGCGCGTGGGGGGCCGTGGCGGACCGCTTCCAGACGCTCACGGTACTCCGGGTCTCCTGCGCCGGATTTCTCCTGAGTGTGGCCGGCTGGCCGATCGCGGGGATGCTGCACACGCCGTGGCTGGTGCTCGTGGTCATCGGGGTGATCCACCTGCTGGCCGGCCTCACCACGGCCGGCGTGACCCTCACCACCAGCACGGTCGCGATGGAGCTCGCCCCGCGGGGCGAGGCGGCGGGCTACCTCGCCACCAACGCGCTGATCTCGGGCGCGGCGGCCGCGCTCGCGCCGGTGATTGCCGGGGTCGGCGCCGACTGGCTGGAGACCCAGCGGCTCTCCCTCACTCTGGCGTGGACCTCGACCCTGGGGCCCGGCCGGAGCCTGGCGCTCCGGCCGCTCGACCTCCACGGGCTGGATTTCCTGTTCGTCGCCACCGTCCTCGCAGGGCTGTACGCCGTCCACCGGATCCTGGCCGTAGTCGAGTCGGCACAGGCCGACCGGCGGGTGATCGTCGCGGCGCTGGTCGAGGAGATCCGGGGCCAGATGCCCCAGCCGCTCCGCGCGCTCACCACCGTGCCCGGGATACGCGAGGCCGTCTACTTCCCGCTCTCCGTACTGGGTGCGCTGCTGCCGGAGCGCCGCGCCCGGGGCCGCGGGACCGGACCGGCAGCGGAGCCGTCAGCCGAGCCATCAGCCTGA
- a CDS encoding SgcJ/EcaC family oxidoreductase, translated as MRTSIGPAVTLLALAFTSAACNQPRTAAMARDTSGVRDTAMAGAAKVDKQAEEQAIRELGRKWVAMFAAKDTSGMAALFAEDGWEMPPNSKAMKGPDEVRKGTGEMLRTTKDFKLTFEPSTITVADAGDLAAERGTYQLSFTGPKGKKIEDHGNYVTVWKKVGGQWKVLSDMNSSEVTGSM; from the coding sequence ATGCGCACGAGCATCGGACCGGCAGTCACACTCTTGGCACTCGCCTTTACCTCAGCCGCGTGCAATCAGCCCCGAACCGCGGCCATGGCCCGCGACACCAGCGGGGTGCGGGACACCGCGATGGCCGGTGCGGCCAAGGTGGACAAGCAGGCGGAGGAGCAGGCAATTCGAGAGCTCGGCAGGAAATGGGTCGCGATGTTCGCGGCCAAGGACACCTCGGGTATGGCGGCCCTGTTCGCCGAGGATGGCTGGGAGATGCCACCCAACAGCAAGGCGATGAAGGGGCCGGACGAGGTCCGCAAGGGCACTGGTGAGATGCTGCGGACCACCAAAGACTTCAAGCTCACCTTCGAGCCGAGCACCATCACCGTCGCCGACGCGGGCGATCTCGCGGCCGAGCGCGGGACCTACCAACTCTCGTTCACCGGGCCCAAGGGGAAGAAGATCGAGGACCACGGGAATTACGTGACGGTGTGGAAGAAGGTGGGCGGCCAGTGGAAGGTGCTGTCGGACATGAACAGCTCCGAAGTGACCGGGTCGATGTAG